One genomic region from Antedon mediterranea chromosome 3, ecAntMedi1.1, whole genome shotgun sequence encodes:
- the LOC140044294 gene encoding uncharacterized protein: protein MYFIRQINKTMGFYTYITDMNILIHPGSIQFNLSDGRLTETSELLPVNPQASTTKRIRNKKKKTGVSEGEYSKLKVKFSAWYDKRRHEGLFNRLKCTCIDLLDNATFSNNKEKRTIVLLNALHDAGKLSRNNLIILHDTITTTDQDGLRGELGNLLPSFSNAEVSSFTQHRQRVLKFFSTLSDEDVHKINGLFNYPTKPYSDRWDMLFDLEKCRGKIDEDNFDEIIEELKESGLKAPASKSSTRGKATLTSVESDEEENSGYSDDSNEVYTPKMKGKRALTSKGTRKRKMADNSEESDEGENAAPASKSSKRGKATLTSVEYDEEENSGYSDDSNEVYTPKMKGKRALTSKGTRKRKMADNSEESDEGENAENKNNKQPEKLETKQKNQIMISYSQKQRGTVGLIVNSLKKRLEDSHTIWIDKRKMFGRMSTTLDKAICDSSIVLLCTSKAYEESEYCKFECDKVLEYDKKLIPLKMESYKPKKDSQIQQVIAGRFYIDFSKTIRYEENINTLIRNIEELEKDQM from the exons ATGTATTTTATCAGACAGATTAACAAAACAATGGGTTTCTATACATACATTACGGATATGAATATTCTCATTCATCCAGGTAGTATTCAGTTTA ATTTGTCAGATGGTAGGCTTACAGAGACTTCCGAATTACTGCCAGTCAATCCACAAG cCTCAACTACAAAAAGAATAcgtaacaaaaaaaagaaaacag gTGTATCAGAGGGCGAGTATAGCAagttaaaagtaaaattttcAGCCTGGTATGACAAGCGCCGTCACGAGGGATTATTCAATAGACTCAAATGTACGTGCATTGACTTATTGGATAACGCAACGTTCagtaataataaagaaaaaagaacaataGTTCTGTTAAATGCATTACATGATGCTGGAAAACTAAGTCGGAATAATCTTATAATTCTGCACGACACGATTACCACCACCGATCAAGATGGACTGAGAGGAGAGCTTGGAAACCTGCTGCCATCGTTTTCAAATGCAGAGGTTTCATCGTTTACACAGCACCGACAAAGAGTACTGAAATTTTTCTCTACCCTATCGGACGAGGACGTTCATAAAATCAACGGACTATTTAATTATCCTACGAAACCATATTCGGACCGCTGGGATATGCTATTTGATCTTGAAAAATGCAGAGGTAAAATAGATGAAGACAACTTTGACGAAATTATTGAAGAGCTGAAGGAAAGTGGTCTTAAAG CACCTGCTTCAAAATCCTCTACAAGAGGGAAGGCAACACTTACATCAGTAGAATCTGACGAAGAAGAGAACTCAG GGTACTCTGACGATAGCAACGAAGTTTATACTCCAAAAATGAAGGGGAAAAGAG CACTCACCTCAAAAGGAACTCGTAAAAGAAAGATGGCAGACAATTCAGAAGAATCTGATGAAGGAGAGAACGCAg CACCTGCTTCAAAATCCTCTAAAAGAGGGAAGGCAACACTTACATCAGTAGAATATGACGAAGAAGAGAACTCAG GGTACTCTGACGATAGCAACGAAGTTTATACTCCAAAAATGAAGGGGAAAAGAG CACTCACCTCAAAAGGAACTCGTAAAAGAAAGATGGCAGACAATTCAGAAGAATCTGATGAAGGAGAGAACGCAg aaaataaaaacaacaaacagcCTGAGAAGTTggaaacaaaacaaaag aaCCAAATAATGATTAGCTACAGTCAGAAACAGAGGGG GACTGTCGGATTAATTGTTAATAGCTTAAAGAAGAGGTTGGAAGATTCACATACAATCTGGATTGATAAAAGGAAAATGTTTGGACGTATGTCTACAACTCTAGATAAAGCTATATGCGACTCAAGCATAGTTCTATTGTGTACTTCGAAAGCCTACGAAGAAAGCGAATACTGCAAATTCG aatgtGACAAAGTTTTGGAGTACGACAAAAAGTTAATTCCTTTGAAAATGGAGTCATATAAACCGAAAAAAGATTCACAAATTCAGCAAGTGATTGCGGGTagattttatattgatttttcaaaaacaataagGTATGAGGAAAATATCAACACCTTGATTAGGAATATTGAAGAGCTGGAAAAA gatcaAATGTGA